The Brassica oleracea var. oleracea cultivar TO1000 chromosome C6, BOL, whole genome shotgun sequence genomic interval CTGTAATACACATTGCGCATAACTCGGTGTTTCATGAACGCACCAAGAATCTAGAGATGGATTGTCACAGTGTTCGTGAACGTTTGGTTGCAGGATTGTTCAAGTTGTTACATGTGCGAACAGATTTACAATTGGCTGATCCTTTTACTAAGCCGATGTACCCTGCACCGTTTAAGAGATTGTTGGGCAAGATGGGTCTTCTCAACATTTTCGTCCCATCTTGAGGGGGACTATTATCCTATATTATGTATTGTACAGAGTAGAGTTGATTGTATACGTGTACATGGAGTTGTATAGGATACTGGAGTCTGTATAGAGTATATATACTGTACATTGTACATTGAAATGAATTAATGAGAATGAGTTATCTTTACTCATAGATTACTCTCTTGGAGGCTCTTCTAATTTGACACACAGACTATAACAAGATACAAAAGAGATGAAACTGAAACTGAACAGAGATCCTTACTAAATATCAGCTTCTTCAGGGAGATTGCTGCTGTAAAACGGAAGCTCGAAGAGAAAGACTTCCTTGCACCATCGTGGTAAGTTCCCATACACTCCTCTCGGCAAAAGAACCAGAGGACTAAAGATCAATCAAAGATAGAAACAGATTAGGCATCTTCAAGGGGTTACAAAACGGTATCTATAGCAAAAAGTTCATATAGTTAAACCTTGTTGTCTTCTTATAGAACCGGTAAGCTCCCAAGTGGCCATGCTTTTTGTCAGCCGATGCCTGTTTCAATGTCCAAGAAATCGTTGGGCGGGTGGTTAGGCGCCATATAGAGGACTATTGTTTAGATGGGCGTCTAGACCGAGTTTTCCAACGTTTAAACCGACTTTTTTAAAAATCATTTCATTTAAATCTAATTTGCGCCTAGACCGATTCAACTCAGCAGAGTGAAAGAGAGAGAACCTCAAGTAATGGTATGCCGCTGACGAATAGAAGTAACAAAGTGAGAAAGACTGGTCCAAATATGACAAGATACTCAGCACCTTCTAGAACAGGCGATGCAGCCACAAAGACTCCCCACCACAGTAACATCTGATGACATATCCCATTTATACATTTAACCAAAAAAAAAACTCAAGATTCCTTTATTATATTATCGAAATACTAACCTCACCAAAGTAGTTTGGATGTCTTGAATACCTCCACAGACCAGCATCACACCATTTACCTCTATTTTCTGGAGCGTTTTTAAAAGAGAGCTTCTGTTGATCAGCTGCAGCTTCAATCAAGAAACCGAAAAACCACATTGTCCAACCGATTACATCTGCGGGTGTAAGAGATCCTCCACCATCACTTGCGTTAACGACGGTTAGAGGTAAGCTCACGGTCCAAACCCACACGGCCTTTGCCATGGAAGAAAACGAAGAATTAAAAGTTAAAACTAGATGTGAAGTAGAGAGAGCAAAGGTTTTTACCTGAAAAGTCCAGAAAACTATTAGTTTCACCAAGTTTTGACGCATTTCGTCAAAGCGTCGATCTTCACCCCATTGCAAGATCCTAAAAACGACACAGAGAGTGTGTTTATGGTATTATGATTAGAGAAGTAAAGAAACATTTTACAAAGTGGTCTTGGTAGAGAACCTCATTAGAAGAAAAGTTCCCAAGCGAAGACCCCATACCACAACTAGCAAAGTCAAGACCACCTGTTGTGAGGGGAGACGAAGAAATCAAATAGTAAACAGAAGAAACTCAAAACATGTAAGAAAAACAGATATCACAGGAGAAGTGATGAGACTCACCTGGCGAAAATGCCACGTGGCGTTAAGAACGAGAGTGAGTACAGCAAGTATAACGAAGTTTGTGCTACCTGAAAACATATAGAGTTAGAAATGGAAAAAAAAACTAAATCTTGACTCCCACGTAACAAATATCGGAGGAAGCCTCTCTATAGAATCAAATAGTGAACGTTGTACCTGCAAAGTCAGTGACTTGATCGATCTTGAAAAGAGCTGTGATTACGAAGAATATGAACTGGTAAACCACCTGCAAATCATGAATGAAACCAGACTAGAACACATCAGTAAAACACCAAATCGGATTTGAATGAAGAGAACAGAGGAATTACGGTAACAATGGCAGTGAGAGCCAGGAAATGCGAATCTAGCACCGTTCCCATTCTATCCAACGAGAAAAATGTTTTCTTAAAAAAAAGAAGAAAAATGGATAGAAGAGATGAGCGATTCGTTATCCTCTTTTAAGAAAAGTCGCCGTTTTACCAAAACAGCGTGCCGTTTTATTGACCTCTCAGAACATACACTCTGTCCCTTGCTACATGGTTTCGAGTCCATTAACATCGCCAATATTGACTTCTTCTTCTTCTCGTCTTTGCTTCCAAATGTGTCGATAAACACTTGTTATGTTCCATGTATTTGTCCCTTTACATCAAACACTGCCAAGTATCCTGAGCTTGGAGTAGCTCCACTTCCAACTTTTAAGATCATAGTGTACCTGACACAGTCCAAAATCCATATACAAAGAAGCTTAAGTTTGTGATGAATGTACATCAATCAAAATACGTTCGTATGCTTTTCTAAAGATTACATAACTAAAAATGCACATATGAACTATGAAAACTATAAGACAGAGAGTTCTCACTTCTCAAACTATTTTTTTTTACAATGATATATAACCATTCTTTTGGTTCTCTCCCTTTTTTACAGCTTCAATTTTTGTAAAAAAAAAAAAAAAAAAACAGAGGAAATTTACGCATGAACATAATTCACAGGGCAAACACACACACACACACACACACAACACGCAAGAATGATGTCCTTCACCCATGGATTTGATTTTAATAGCTCTACCCACAAGCTGTGTGAGAAAACCCACTGAAGCTGAACCAAAAAACCAGAAAAAAAAAAAAAAAAGCAAAAATCTGTAGCTCTTCTCTTCATATTTCCTTTAAACAGTCAAAGACCACTTTGGTCTTTCTTCTTCTGTTAACAATCCTTTTGTTCCTGTTCAGCTGTTAATGAAGAAGCACTGGGGACTGGTCTTGGGATGTTGGAACCTGTTGCAGGTCTCTGTAGCTTCTTTAGAGTAACCATAATCTCTGCAAAACTTGGCCTTAACTTTGAATCCCTAACAAACCAAAACAAAAAAAAGCCACTAGATATATCAGCCAAATCACAAGAGCAAGATACTATAAGAAGGCGTCAAAGATTCAAGATTCTGTTAACTGAGACATGGTCTAGTGAAATGATGTGTGTTTTAAGCATTACTACTTTCTGAATATAAATATATATACTCACGTTTGCCAGCATTTACGAATGAGTTCTGCAATTGCTGGATCCACAAAGTCTGGAATGTCAAGACGTCGATGCTGAAACCCAACTGCCCCAACAACTTGCATCGCGTTCATCCTCCCCCATGGTTGCTGTAACGTAAAGAGTTCCCATAAAATCACACCGTAGCTGTAAACATCGCACCTGTTTCATGTATCATATTTCCCTGACAGTTAGGCCTACTTATTAAAAAGGGAACATAGAAGAATTTTGATGAGCATAGGAAACAAAACCATACTTCTCATCAGCAGGTTCGTTTCTAAGCACTTCTGGAGCCATCCATTCAGCCTGAAAGACCATAGATTCAAGCCTATCTTAGATTAACAAACAGACATTTAAGATAACTGCAACACGGAGGTGGTAACTTCTTTCTAGCAGCTTACCGTGCCTGCTGTTGACTTTGAAGAGAGGTACGTGCTGTTTTTCATTCTAGACAACCCGAAATCACACACCTGATACATGATATTACGTCGGATATAAGATTATCTAACTAATACAAGTTTATGAAGACAATGCTAACCTTTACAACCCAGTTTTTGTCAACTAGAAGGTTCGGGGACTTGAGATCACGATGGACAATCATAGGACTACAGCTATGCAAATAGTTCATTCCACGGGCCTGAAAGATAATTGAAAGAATGGATTAGTTATACACAGATGGCAGAGGTTTAAAAGTGTGAGAATGAAAAAGAGAAAAAAAGAGTAATACAGCATCAAGGGCCATCCTCAGACGCCTCCTCTCGTCTAACTGGTTATTAGGCCGATGGATTAACCTATACAAGCTCCCTCTGCACAAGTATGATAAAATACAAAAAAAATGACATTCCATCTGTAATCAATCCTGCAAAGATCATAGTAGTATTACCTAGGAAGAAACTCTGTGATAATTGAGAGATTCGGTGGACGGGTCACAGCTCCCATGAAGAGAACAATGTTGGGGTGTCTAAGCTTTTTCATGATTTGGACCTTTTTAATCATATTAAAATGATAAAACGTTACAAGAATATATAAACAAGGCACAGTAGCATAAAGGAAACAACTAAAAGAAAGGCTCCTCGTACCTCACTTCTGAACTCCTCCAGCGCTTCTCCTGTAAGATCTTGATCAAGGAACTTCTTGGCAGCCACTTCCTACCAAGTCCAAGAGTTTCAACAACATGGGAACTCAAACTACGGAATTGCTTTTAAGTATTTCTTCATCCACTTCTATTCAGAAACCTTAATATTTATAGCATTCCATAAAATTTAACTCAATCGTATAAACTGAAAATCAAATATACTACTCACAGTCCCGTGCCAATCTCCCCGGTACACTTCTCCATAAGATCCTGTATCAAAAGAGGTAAACGATTTAGTTTTTTTTTTTTGTAAAGTTAATTACACCAAAGTAGATAACAACAGATGATGATAAGTCAGGTACCGAGTCCAATACGATCTCCCAAAGTAATCTCTTCCCACAAAATCTCACAGTCAGAGACATCATCAAGCGTCCCATCAGACTTTGAACTTTCGTCGCCAGTAGATCTGTCAGATACTCTGTCCCCTCCTGAATTTGGCCCATGAGGAGAGTCCCCACTTCCTTGAGGCTCATCGCTATTCGACCCTAACTCAAGATGCTTGGACACGGCTGCAGCCGTTGCCACAACTGCTGCAGCAGTGGCCGTGGCTGCAGCTGCAGCTGGAAGCTCCAAGGTGGAGGACTCTATGTTTGCATTCTTGGCAGCAGCAGCAACCATCGAAGATGCAACCACAGCCGCTGCAGCTACAGCAGCAGGTACGGTTCTGGCGTACTCCGTAGAAGATGCTTCAGAATGTGAAGAATCAGACTGACTAACAGCTTTGCCGTGATCATGCTGATCATGTGTATCTGCTTTAGAGTGAAGTCTTGGTAATGGAGGCAAAAACCGCACTGGACCAAGATCGTTTCCTTTCTCTTTCTTGGCTTCAGTCAGGTTTTTTATTTCGACGGTTGCATCCAGTTGCTGGGGATAGACTTCGGAGAATAAATTGGGGGGAGCTACAACTCCGCTTTCAAGCAATACATCGTGAAGCTTCTGAGCTAACCGTGGATTCTCTTTGGCAGCATCAATCATGTACTGTGAAACGTCTTTGACTTTCATCCTCCGCGCAGCTGGGGAGCTCACACCTTCAGTCCAAGAAGGTGATCTCATATGTGTGAAAGAATGAATGGGCCTGCTAGAGAGGTTTTGAGCTGGAGGAGCCTTTTCAACATTCGCCACATCTTCCTTGGAACTTTTGGTACTAGAACTATGTTCCCATGGGGGAAACTCTATATTCTGTTGAAATGAACTTTCAATCCCATTGGTGGAAGAAGCATCATGAAATAAATCATTGTCCCCAGGACTAGTGGAGCAGACAGGTTCATCATAGTCTACTTGTAGTCCAGCTGCATCAGCTGGAATAAGCGTACCAGGATCTCCCATTAGATCAACAATGTACTCCCTGAAATCATCAATAGTATTGCATAAACTCAAAATTTTCTTTCATAAAGCCTCAGTACATACCTATCTAATCCATCAAAAGGGAAGTACAAAATTAGATTACCCCTTAGTTTTACCATTTATTTACAATGGCATACCATTGAAGTATTTATTGAACCTATATTTAAGTATGTTTGTTTTTTCCTAATTTAAATTATAGATTATCTTATTCAAATCTTAACAAAAATAGATTTCCATAAACGTTTGAAAATATGGTTAAGGCTAAGAATATTTATCATTAACACAATGTAGAAATTTTTTTAACGTATATAAAAATGAAAGCAAGCACCCGCGCGTTTGAGCGGGTCAAGGTCTAGTGCCTATTTAAAACATAGCACATGTACTTGATACTTAATCTATGCCACAGTACCAAATCTATACATAAGTGTTGAATCTACACATGATACCTGAAGTTAGTGTGATGATTACCTGCCATCATCGGTCTTGATATAGTTCATTGCCACATCTTCGGAACCGGTGTACTGCTGTCCTTTGACTATCCGACAAGGAACACCAACGCTATCACACAAAACCTAAAAAAAAGTATCATATAAAGAAAGAGTGAGA includes:
- the LOC106296715 gene encoding uncharacterized protein C594.04c; translated protein: MGTVLDSHFLALTAIVTVVYQFIFFVITALFKIDQVTDFAGSTNFVILAVLTLVLNATWHFRQVVLTLLVVVWGLRLGTFLLMRILQWGEDRRFDEMRQNLVKLIVFWTFQAVWVWTVSLPLTVVNASDGGGSLTPADVIGWTMWFFGFLIEAAADQQKLSFKNAPENRGKWCDAGLWRYSRHPNYFGEMLLWWGVFVAASPVLEGAEYLVIFGPVFLTLLLLFVSGIPLLEASADKKHGHLGAYRFYKKTTSPLVLLPRGVYGNLPRWCKEVFLFELPFYSSNLPEEADI
- the LOC106300318 gene encoding serine/threonine-protein kinase EDR1 produces the protein MPDSVQSMKMNMKSFLKKLHITPNQPDEAADIPTNNNNKPSDASSSPHHQSPEVKPFSGLSNWLSSVGHRKSPSPPNSLNATNDEHQQDSKEDPEVEEEYQIQLALELSAREDPEAAQIEAMKQFSLGSCAPDNSPAELVAYRYWNYNCLGYDDKILDGFYDLYGVLNASSAEKIPPLLDLQGTPVSDGVTWEAVLVNRSGDYNLLRVEQMGIDIAAKTESVSSSSFVNSELVRKLAVLVGDYMGGPVVDPDSMLRAWRSLSYSLKATLGSMVLPLGSLTIGLARHRALLFKVLCDSVGVPCRIVKGQQYTGSEDVAMNYIKTDDGREYIVDLMGDPGTLIPADAAGLQVDYDEPVCSTSPGDNDLFHDASSTNGIESSFQQNIEFPPWEHSSSTKSSKEDVANVEKAPPAQNLSSRPIHSFTHMRSPSWTEGVSSPAARRMKVKDVSQYMIDAAKENPRLAQKLHDVLLESGVVAPPNLFSEVYPQQLDATVEIKNLTEAKKEKGNDLGPVRFLPPLPRLHSKADTHDQHDHGKAVSQSDSSHSEASSTEYARTVPAAVAAAAVVASSMVAAAAKNANIESSTLELPAAAAATATAAAVVATAAAVSKHLELGSNSDEPQGSGDSPHGPNSGGDRVSDRSTGDESSKSDGTLDDVSDCEILWEEITLGDRIGLGSYGEVYRGDWHGTEVAAKKFLDQDLTGEALEEFRSEVQIMKKLRHPNIVLFMGAVTRPPNLSIITEFLPRGSLYRLIHRPNNQLDERRRLRMALDAARGMNYLHSCSPMIVHRDLKSPNLLVDKNWVVKVCDFGLSRMKNSTYLSSKSTAGTAEWMAPEVLRNEPADEKCDVYSYGVILWELFTLQQPWGRMNAMQVVGAVGFQHRRLDIPDFVDPAIAELIRKCWQTDSKLRPSFAEIMVTLKKLQRPATGSNIPRPVPSASSLTAEQEQKDC